ACCCCTTACGATGATCAATGCCATAGAGCATCGCCCCCATCGCTTCTTTATGACTTGGACTTAAAAAAAGGAAATGTGGGTCAGGCGTCGTATGAAATGGTTTTTTCGAGAGACCGTAGAATTTCAGATACATAAGGGAGTGCAGCCTTTAGGTCTTATACGTAATGCTCGTGAGCACCGGTAGCTCCACATCTCGTGTCAAATGTTCAGGCCGGGTATAGCCACCTTGAAGATATTCATTCGCGAAAGCCAGGCTGACTCCTGCGGCCCCTCCGATCATGATACCGAGAAGAATATTCAAGAGAAGTTTAGGTTTTACGGGCTTGACTGGTATGGTGGCAGGCTGAATGATACTGATATTGGCCATCTTGAGCTGATCCATTTCCTGAGCGACTCTGGCCTCCTCGACTTTCGAGAGATAGATCGCATAGTTGTTTTGATCTGTCTCGACATCACGATCCAGTGTTTCATACTCTTTCTTCAACGAGTCCAATTCGGCCAACTTCTCATCGACTTCCGCAATATGTCGTGAGATTTCTTTCGCGCGAGTTTCTAAAGACCGATACTCAGATTTTGATTTATGGATCTCAACTTCAAGTTCTTGATAGACCGGATTTTTCCCTTTCGTCACTCGATCAGAAAGCTGAGCTTCCTGTTCTTTGATGAAGGCTTCCGTCATCTTGATTTCATTTAAGATATTTTTTATGAACCGGCTCGTGTCTTTGTAGCGAGTTGAGAGTTCTTGCTTCTGCAATCGAAGTTTCAATAAGTTGCTCTTCGCCTCATCGATGACTTTTTGACGTTCAGAGACACTAGTTAGAGAAATAAGTTTGGGAATCTGAGGAATTTGCTGCAACAGGGAACTCAGCTTGCTTTTCAATCCTTCACGATCATTTTTAACATTTTTCAAGGATGTGTCGAGGTCTTGACGCTGCTGCAGTAAGAGACGCTCTTGCTCGGTGAGGGAGGATATTCCGTAGCGCTGTTTAAAGTCTTGTAGTTTTGAGCGAGACACGTCTAGTTTTTGAAGATGGGCTGCCACTTGTTTTTCCAGGAAATCAGCCTTCGGATTACTAAAGATCTGAAGATGTCGTTCCAGCAAAAAGTCAATGAGTAAGTTCACGGCAGTAGCGGCTATGCTCGGATCGTGATGTTGATAGGCCACTCGTATTACATTTGAATTTTTAATGTTCGTCGTCGAAAGATCTTCCTGCATTTGCAAGATACTCGCCTCAACCGGGGGGATCTTACTTTGTGCTTCATCAAATTTTGGATAGATCTTATGAACCCCGATGGTTTCGATCACTCGCCTGAGAAGATCTCGACTGGTCAAGATTTGGATCTCTGATTCCAGGATTCGTTCTTGATCGAACGCAACGGCGGGACTGGCAGATCCGACTTCGGGTTGATAAATATGCTCGCGTCCCATTTTTACCATAATGGTGGATTCGGCCTCATAGGTGGGGTCCATGAAAAGAGATCCCAACACGACGACCGTCACAGTGCCAAGGAAGACCGCAAGCATAGTCCACTGGTGTTTAAACAGGATCGTAACGATATCTCGAAGACTAACTTGACTGGATCTTTCAGATTCAGTTGACATCATTTTACACGTCACATGTCTTGCCAAAATTTTGGACAAACAGGCTAGACGAGCACCCTAGCTACTCGGCCGTAATCCAGTTCGACTGCTCGCATCAATCTTCTGGTTAAACGAACGTAAGATCACCGTAATCGAAGGATTTTTCAGCTCTATATCGTACCGACGTTTAAGCCGCTTTGTTAGCTCCTCCACTGTCAATCCTGATGCCATCACCTCTCCAATCAACTGTAGAGATATTCTTCCGTCCGGCCTCACGGAAGCTTCTTGATTGAGGTCTGGATTGAAGAAAAACTTCACATCAAGAAGATCGCCAACTTGAATGCGATAGTCCTCAAGCGGTGTCGTGCCAACCATCGCAAGATACTCTTCAAAATTCCTTTCGTTGGCCGTGACGGTCCGCAGTAATTCACGAAATTCCTTTTCCAGATTATTGAGCCTCAGAAGTTCTTGATCGATTTCTGCGATCTGTTGTTGAGTGACCATTCGCCGTGATTTATCTGATACTAACTGCGCCTCAGTTCGAAGTATTTCAATCTCAAGTTCCTGGAATACAGGATTTTTACCAGTGGTCACCATGTTTTCTAGCTCAGCAGCCTTTTGCTTTTCCAAAAAGCCCTGAACGAGCTCGATTTCCTTCCGCACACTCATCAATGTACGGCTGTTTTCATGAAATTTTGTGAGGATTTCCTGTTCTTTTAATTGCAGATCTAATAGGTTTTTTTGAGCTTCCTGAATAATAGCTTGGCGATTCGTGACGCTCGAGAGTGGAACCTTTTCTGGAATTTCCTGTATCTGGTGCTTGAGCCACGATAACTTTGTATCAAGAGCACTAATATTATTGACAGCTCCTTTTAAGAGCGTATCGAGTTCTTTGCGTTGTTGAAGCAGGAGTTGTTGTTGACTTTCGAGCGATGTCAACGAATGCTTTTGTTTAAATTCTTGGACCTGCGCTTCAGAACGTGCGAGCGCTTTTTTATACGCCTCTAACTGACGTTTTACGAACGACGTTTTTGATATCAGAGGGGTCGGAGCCTTCCCTGATACAATGTCTCCTCGTTGAGGTTCTTTGATGTCCTTTTCTTGTCCGAATACATTGTTGGCCTCGTAATGGACAAAAATGAGCATCAGAAAGTACACAACACACAAGGCCTGGGGACACGGCAACAACCATGCCTTCTGGGCCGGATAATCTTGACTGTTCCTCATCAACGCGTACTTTCTGCGAACAGTTGTATGATGTTCACCATAATAGAAAAAAACGGGTTACCTCAATGGGAAAAATAAACCGAAATGAATGGGAATATTCCTCCGGACATACTGATCGACCCATAGATTAACATCAGCGATTGGTGATCGCGGGACATACACGATATCAAACGGCACAAGACCAATGTCTTGGGTAAAATCTTCACCAGTCAGGACAGCCTCAATATCAACTGGAATCACAAGAGGCTGTTTACCATAAATCCGCCGAATCACGATGGCCTCCTGCCACGCTTTCTCGGTCGCGCCTTCAGCCCGTGCTATCGCTTGCATGACGGTTAGAGGACCGCTCAGTTCCAACTCGCCGGGTTTTTCGACTTCACCGTCAACATACACTCTGGCACCGAAGGAACGTACAATCACCGTAATAACGGGTTTTTTGAGTTCCTTATCATACTCTTGAGTCAAGAGCTGCGTTAATGCTCGTGGAGTGCGGCCAGCAGCGATCGTTTCTCCGACCAATTGGAGAGAAATCCGTCCATCAGGACGAACGATGACCAACTCATTCAGGTCCGGATTATAAAAAAACTTAATATCCAACTCATCGCCAGGCTGAATCACGTACTCCTGCATGAGGGTTGGCCCGACTTTGCCAATCGTGGTTCCAGGAGCACCTACCGCAGTCGGATCTTTAACAACAACACTCGGATTACAAGCAGCGGAGAGGAGAGCAATGAATAAAATAAGTGCGACCATCAGACAGCAATATTCCTTTCATGGGTGGATTTTCTTGTAATGACACGACCATGAGGTGTCAGGGGACAGAAAGACGAGTTAGCTCACGAGGGTTGATTCCTCATTCGGCCAGCTCAATACCTGGGCTTTGGCTTTCGCGCCATCATTAAGAGATTTCAGATCACTAGTAAGTGTGGTGAAGGGACGCAGGCCCCAGATGGAGGTTATACCTGTCACTAAGGCTGTAGAATAAGATGGTACGCATTCCGTACAAGAGACACGGGAATCCCATGCAATGAGTATACCTTAAGGTACAAACACTATAGTAAGACTTAGGAACATACTGAATTATAATGAAAAACCTATACTCCGGCTACCGGAACGGTCTTCCAGAGAAGTGCATGCTTTCAAGAACGGGTAAACTACGTAACATGAGATCATCATACCCTGTTCACAAAATAAATTGTATGAGGATTTTCTATTTCATTCACACCATTAAATAAGATACAGGTGCTTATGTAAAGAGAATGGTACAAATTGCCGAAAAACAGACGAGCCGATGGTCATCGATCAATCATGAGGTACCAAAATGAATAGGCACCCGTTCACGCATTCAGTCCGAGGAAGCATTGAAAACCTGCTGGCACACCGTGCCCCTGAAGCACGTGAGGCCGCAGCGTCGACCCTGGGGGAAACCCTGACAAGAGTCGCAGATGAACGTGAGGCCTTGGAAGCCTTGAGCACCGCTCTTCACGATCCCTCGGCGCGAGTACAAGATGCCGTCCTCCAATCACTCGTTCGACTAAGTACCAGATAGCTGGTCGGTCGAGAGGCGGGGCCCAGCTCTTTCCCGACTCTCTTCCAGCTATGGCATTTTTTCAATAACTCGTCTGTTAGCCTTCGATCTTACCATCCAACCCCGCATCGTCATGATATTTCTCTCACACTGGGTCGTATGACGAATCTCCATAAATAGATAGAATCTTGACCCATTTAGCTCTAACCGACTAGACTGAATAAAGTACTGGAACTCATGATTAGCCTTCAAGGACAGAGCGGAGATCAGCTATGCAGACAAGGATGATGATGAAAAACTGGCGGGTTCTCACGATTTTCCTCGCAGTAGGACTGTATGTAGTCGGTTGGCCGATGGCAAGTGCCGAACTGACGGCAAAAGTCGTTTTGGTCCAAAATTATGAACCGCCCCCCCAGGCCGAATTTCCTGATATCCAGAAAGCCACACCTGCTCCTGAAACGCTCACTCAGCAGGATCGCGATCGATTGGAATCACTGGTGCCTCTACTCGAAGGCCGTCAAGAGCTTTGGGCCATGGGCGAATTCGTCCATTATGGCAAACATTCGGTCCCGTTTGTCGTGAAGGCTTTAACGATGCCAGGCGCACGGATTCGTTATAATGCGATCGAGACCCTTTCGATGATCAAGGACCCTTCGTCTGTTTCCGAGCTCCTGAATGTGGCAAAGGACCCAAATGAAATTTCTCGTGTCAGATCGCATGCCCTTCGTGTCGCCACGCGATTGGATTCCACCAAAGTGCTCCCTGCGATCAAAGAAATGGCCAAAGACGAGAATTCGACAGTACGGCTAACGGCTGCATTTGAAGCAAGAAGTGTCAGGCAAAAAGAGATTCTGCCGATTCTCATCGGAATCATCGCAGATCCAGAGGAATTTGTCTCCGTCACGGCACGGGAATCGTTCTGGCGACTGACGGGGTTCTCCGGTTCCCGCCGGCATAATTGGGAAGCGTCCACATTAAAAGATCGAAAAGAGTGGAGCCAAGAATGGCGGACCTGGCTTAAAGAAAATGAAAGCCGATTTGGACCGCCGGCCAATCCTCAACCGCAGCAATCTCCTACGCCCTCAAGTTAGGACAACTTCAAGACAGCCGTA
The genomic region above belongs to Nitrospirales bacterium and contains:
- a CDS encoding polysaccharide biosynthesis/export family protein translates to MRNSQDYPAQKAWLLPCPQALCVVYFLMLIFVHYEANNVFGQEKDIKEPQRGDIVSGKAPTPLISKTSFVKRQLEAYKKALARSEAQVQEFKQKHSLTSLESQQQLLLQQRKELDTLLKGAVNNISALDTKLSWLKHQIQEIPEKVPLSSVTNRQAIIQEAQKNLLDLQLKEQEILTKFHENSRTLMSVRKEIELVQGFLEKQKAAELENMVTTGKNPVFQELEIEILRTEAQLVSDKSRRMVTQQQIAEIDQELLRLNNLEKEFRELLRTVTANERNFEEYLAMVGTTPLEDYRIQVGDLLDVKFFFNPDLNQEASVRPDGRISLQLIGEVMASGLTVEELTKRLKRRYDIELKNPSITVILRSFNQKIDASSRTGLRPSS
- a CDS encoding GumC family protein, encoding MLAVFLGTVTVVVLGSLFMDPTYEAESTIMVKMGREHIYQPEVGSASPAVAFDQERILESEIQILTSRDLLRRVIETIGVHKIYPKFDEAQSKIPPVEASILQMQEDLSTTNIKNSNVIRVAYQHHDPSIAATAVNLLIDFLLERHLQIFSNPKADFLEKQVAAHLQKLDVSRSKLQDFKQRYGISSLTEQERLLLQQRQDLDTSLKNVKNDREGLKSKLSSLLQQIPQIPKLISLTSVSERQKVIDEAKSNLLKLRLQKQELSTRYKDTSRFIKNILNEIKMTEAFIKEQEAQLSDRVTKGKNPVYQELEVEIHKSKSEYRSLETRAKEISRHIAEVDEKLAELDSLKKEYETLDRDVETDQNNYAIYLSKVEEARVAQEMDQLKMANISIIQPATIPVKPVKPKLLLNILLGIMIGGAAGVSLAFANEYLQGGYTRPEHLTRDVELPVLTSITYKT
- a CDS encoding HEAT repeat domain-containing protein — its product is MQTRMMMKNWRVLTIFLAVGLYVVGWPMASAELTAKVVLVQNYEPPPQAEFPDIQKATPAPETLTQQDRDRLESLVPLLEGRQELWAMGEFVHYGKHSVPFVVKALTMPGARIRYNAIETLSMIKDPSSVSELLNVAKDPNEISRVRSHALRVATRLDSTKVLPAIKEMAKDENSTVRLTAAFEARSVRQKEILPILIGIIADPEEFVSVTARESFWRLTGFSGSRRHNWEASTLKDRKEWSQEWRTWLKENESRFGPPANPQPQQSPTPSS
- a CDS encoding polysaccharide biosynthesis/export family protein: MVALILFIALLSAACNPSVVVKDPTAVGAPGTTIGKVGPTLMQEYVIQPGDELDIKFFYNPDLNELVIVRPDGRISLQLVGETIAAGRTPRALTQLLTQEYDKELKKPVITVIVRSFGARVYVDGEVEKPGELELSGPLTVMQAIARAEGATEKAWQEAIVIRRIYGKQPLVIPVDIEAVLTGEDFTQDIGLVPFDIVYVPRSPIADVNLWVDQYVRRNIPIHFGLFFPLR